From one Xyrauchen texanus isolate HMW12.3.18 chromosome 17, RBS_HiC_50CHRs, whole genome shotgun sequence genomic stretch:
- the LOC127658073 gene encoding LOW QUALITY PROTEIN: pituitary tumor-transforming gene 1 protein-interacting protein (The sequence of the model RefSeq protein was modified relative to this genomic sequence to represent the inferred CDS: inserted 1 base in 1 codon; deleted 1 base in 1 codon), with the protein MDKTVVLNSMFVFLMVSFAFFIPVTTISTAATTTSTTVTTTHPTVHKPCNTLTSCETCLANVSCLWCLTNNICSEYPVSYVIPPSSVCKLSQAXWGVCWLNFEALIIAIAVLCGVLLLAIAVCCCCCCCKCNRSTRVDREDEQFTRRREEITQRADERRAERKTKHDEIRKKYGLITDSDHPYSKFENE; encoded by the exons ATGGATAAAACCGTCGTGTTAAACTCAATGTTTGTCTTCCTAATGGTCAGTTTCGCGTTCTTTATTCCTGTGACGACGATAtcaacagcagcaacaacaacatcaacGACTGTAACTACAACCCATCCCACTGTTCACAAAC CGTGCAACACCCTGACTTCCTGTGAGACGTGCCTCGCCAATGTTTCG TGTTTGTGGTGTCTCACCAACAACATCTGCTCCGAA TATCCCGTGTCATATGTGATTCCTCCATCATCCGTGTGTAAACTCTCTCAGG GCTGGGGGGTTTGCTGGC TGAATTTTGAAGCGTTGATCATCGCCATTGCGGTGTTGTGTGGAGTGCTGCTGTTGGCCATCGCtgtgtgctgctgctgctgctgctgtaaaTGCAACCGATCAACCCG TGTTGATCGTGAGGATGAGCAGTTTACCAGGAGACGAGAGGAGATCACACAGCGTGCTGATGAACG GAGGGCTGAGAGGAAGACGAAACATGATGAGATCCGCAAGAAGTATG GTCTCATTACAGACTCTGATCATCCGTACAGCAAGTTCGAGAACGAGTAA